A DNA window from Mariprofundus aestuarium contains the following coding sequences:
- a CDS encoding NADP(H)-dependent aldo-keto reductase encodes MKLNRLGQTDIQISEICLGTMTWGEQNSKSDAFAQMDYARDYSINFFDTAELYAIPPKAETYGATESIIGEWLHKTGRRNEVVLASKVCGPTALCPHIRGGEAKLDHNNIVAACEASLRRLQTDHIDLYQTHWPERSTNYFGKLNYNHNEEESFTPIAETLEALSGLVKAGKVRHIGISNETPWGAMQYLHCAESMGLSRIVSIQNPYNLLNRAFEIGLAEIACREKTGLLAYSPLAFGVLSGKYLNNDHPTQQGRLSMFGHYTRYSNEFGKMATAAYVGVAEKHHLKPAQMALAFIRQQPFVSATIIGATTMQQLSENIESHEVTLSDECIADIESVFLQYPNPCP; translated from the coding sequence ATGAAGCTGAACAGGCTCGGACAGACAGATATTCAGATCAGTGAGATCTGCCTCGGCACCATGACATGGGGCGAACAGAATAGTAAAAGCGATGCCTTTGCCCAGATGGATTATGCCCGCGATTACAGCATCAATTTTTTCGATACTGCCGAGCTATATGCCATTCCACCCAAGGCCGAAACCTACGGCGCTACAGAATCAATCATCGGTGAATGGCTTCACAAAACCGGCCGGCGCAATGAGGTGGTTCTCGCCTCCAAGGTGTGCGGGCCGACAGCCTTGTGTCCGCACATCAGGGGTGGAGAAGCGAAACTTGATCACAACAATATTGTTGCAGCATGCGAGGCTTCGCTGCGCCGCCTGCAGACCGATCATATTGATCTCTACCAGACCCACTGGCCTGAGCGCAGCACCAACTATTTTGGAAAGCTGAACTACAACCATAACGAAGAGGAGTCGTTCACCCCGATTGCCGAAACGCTGGAGGCGCTCTCAGGGCTTGTGAAAGCAGGCAAGGTGCGCCACATCGGGATTTCCAATGAAACGCCGTGGGGCGCCATGCAGTACCTGCACTGTGCCGAATCCATGGGGCTTTCACGCATCGTATCGATCCAGAACCCGTACAACCTGCTCAACCGCGCCTTCGAAATAGGTCTTGCCGAGATAGCCTGTCGGGAAAAGACGGGGCTGCTTGCTTATTCACCGCTCGCCTTCGGTGTTCTCTCTGGAAAATACCTGAACAACGATCACCCCACACAGCAGGGGCGTCTGAGCATGTTCGGTCACTATACCCGCTACTCCAATGAGTTTGGAAAGATGGCCACAGCTGCTTACGTCGGGGTAGCCGAAAAACATCACCTGAAACCTGCGCAGATGGCTTTGGCATTTATTCGGCAACAACCGTTTGTTTCTGCTACAATCATAGGAGCGACAACCATGCAGCAGCTGTCCGAGAACATTGAAAGCCATGAGGTGACCCTTTCCGATGAATGTATTGCCGACATTGAATCAGTTTTTCTTCAATACCCGAATCCCTGCCCGTGA